The following is a genomic window from Engraulis encrasicolus isolate BLACKSEA-1 chromosome 13, IST_EnEncr_1.0, whole genome shotgun sequence.
gctaaatgccatttttacccgcacacgaccatcctaagcagcccaattgggcgggaaacagcccaatctggcaacactgcctgcaagctgagggagggatgatgcatagagtcccaaatacctgggtgtggcctgtggaacttgagcattgcagtgcattatggggattgttgtcacaaatccacaagcactaaaaagtcattttctgccttttcttggccaagaaggcaccaaatgagaaatgtatgttactattctactatacatatgacccactttcagtaacatattcatgtctccaccggtggaatgcccctttaatgaaGAGTACGCCCTCACGCATGTTCTATATCTATTCTTCCATCTCAAAGTGCCTATTatactccatgtatttgttattatttcattactccacgtaccccctgaggtgtgctcgcatacccctagtggtactcgtacccctggttgggaaaccctgctctaggaTATAAAATGATAAAGGAATAGGAATAGGAATATTGTTTGTATTATTTTTGCTTTATTCTGTTGcatgttattcagtttattcaattatttatatttTGTTCTGCTAGACTTTTCCTGACATCCTGCCATGGCCCCCCTGGCAACCCCCCCAATCATGACTCAATCGCTTCAAACTTTCGTTCACCAGTTTGTGGCGGCAAAATATACATTCAGTTCGAACTTTATCCATTGTTTCTATAAATCCATACTCTATAAAAATGTATTCGTACCCCCTCTTTGACTTTTTCGTTTTGACAAATTCCTCTGCTGTCTCTCCTACCTGTGGCATAACCATCTTTCCCTCAGTATGTCGAGGCCacagcgcccgcacgagagggagtcacgtgaTACGCTCTCTTTCCTGTGAAAACTCACAAGTTATATTTTATTCCTCATATTCGTccttaaaccccttaaaatcaagagggcttcatgaccctccgtggatctttggcgacccataggttgggtcccgacccataggttgggcaCCAGTGCTCTAAGGTATCTACCTTCAGACCATGAACATGGGGTGCTGTCACTAGGACACTGCAGGCACCTCTATTCAGGTGTGCTGCAGCATGTAGGTATCGCCCAcctgtggtgtcatgatgtcagtGTATCTTACCTGCAGTGAAAAACATGGATCCAGGTGTGCTGTCAGTGTATCACTCACCTGCAGACGAAGAGCATGTATCCTGGGGTGCTGTTAGTGTATCACTTACCTGCAGGTGTGCTACAGAGATACTGTATTACTCACTTGCAGACGAAGAGCATGGATCCCGGGGTGCTGTCAGTATATCCGGTCCACATGGAGTCTGAGTGGGGCCCCCCAGGGATCCACATGTAGCCCCCTCCCTCACACGGGTCCAGCAGCaactacatacacacgcacgcacacacacacacacacacacacacacacacacacacacacacacacacacacacacacacacacacacacacacacacacacacacacacatacgtaggtgcatacagacgcaggcacacccgtacgcagacacacgcacacatgcacacacacgtaagttTTAACATGTGTGTAAGTACGTATGTATACAGcattgtattacagtttttctcgattggtttggctaatttctcgaaactgagatgacattctcaaaacacagacaaatccccaacccaacttgcaatttcccaaaacaaaatggcatttctcattgctttcatcaaatatcaaatgctttgttcatgtctcaaatgtttagtacatctctgcagatggctatgtacaagtaccctacagttgacacattgagcatacatttagcacattttccaaataaattgatcttgcttatctaaacgaattagacaattctcagtgtaatggttgccctctccaaaacatgtcagcattatttcattgtttaagtcatcatatgcaaagtaatctacacaattgtcaaaacagtcaaggacataatattttaagaatttcataaaacagtaaattcatgacagtgttgaacaggccagatgatattgtaactttactagtttgtagaaaataattttacaactgtgtatactacagtttcctctgttatttggctaatttcttgacattttttcaaacgacattctgttttgagcaattgctagttgctttgggatttgtccatgttattttgagaatgttatctctgttttgagaatgagccaaaccaatgagaaacctgtaatatatgggcattactttctgtatgtgaatttacagtaaagaaagttactgataaatgccCTTGGTaaatctgtgttgtcaaacttcaatggtttcactcactttttcatttttatacatagtcgaaatctgttagctgagcGTAGTCCAATAGTGACAAAACAGCTAACCATTTTCACTTctgtgcttacacaatggcaaagggacaatgtattttgggggtactgatgatatatgtggggaaggaatttagtttagacacacgggtaaactgtttgtgaggatccatgaggttatgctgaaccatccagtttattttgacagaaggactaaatgaatgcaaatgagccaaagcaattgagaaggatctatgccattttggaaaaaaaaattaggggcttttatgcctttatttgacaggacagtcgaagatggtgacaggaagtgaatgggacagagagacagtggaggACCAGGatatgaccctggccggactcgaaccggggtccccgtgggtgggcatgcaagcccaaatgtggggggcttagcgcgccgtGCCACAGTGCCCTCCTGaatctatgccatttttatggtactgactatttatttgggagaaggtttagtgctgatgcaggtaacgctttagaatacggttcttctaataagcgtttatagtcactagtaagcaggtagtaatacccttacaagtgcccaataacatgcttattaactttgttaacatcttataagctgcttattatgtgtttatagtggtttattttttttgtcttattatttaaatcggtacacatatccatcttgatatgctgactaatactagatatggaggcgtcgcgaaaaaactaaattttcaagatggctgccatgtgtaccgattttcatgcttttactgaaatgaagttactcatcagatgttaacaacgttaataagcatgttaacaaagttaatatgcatgttattgggcacttgtaagggtattactacctgcttactagtgactataaacgcttataaGAAGAAcgttattctaaagcgttaccgagACGGGTACTTGAACTTCACTTGGCTTTGGCagaacttggacttggacttgacttggtcaaatgtgtctaacttgtgacttgtgacttgacttgattggatGGACTTCAgaattacttgtgacttgcaaatgagTGTCTTGGTCACATCTCTGCTGGTATGTACTGTACCTCATAGAGTGGTGCTCTCATTGTCTTGTCATTGTACTCCATCATGCAGTTCTCCTTCCCGGCCACTGTGTAGAGCCACCCAGAGTACCAGCTCCCATTGGGGCCCTGAGCCCGACACACCGGCCTCCCCGTGGGGGTCTTCACTGTGCCtgcacatagatagatagatagatagatagatagatagatagatagatagatagatagatagatagatagatagatagatagatagatagatagatagatagatagatagatagatagatagatagataaagacagacagacagattataGACATTCAGACAGTCTAACCATTGGATCTGTGTATGAGGTGGGTTCAGAgaagacacatacagacaggcagacggaaaTACAGTCTCCAATATGTCAGTGAGACAGATAATCTCACCAATGGGTGTTTGCCTGAGGCGGGCAACATTGgggacaaataggcctacacctacagtatatcacgaaagtgagtacacccctcacagtttttgcagatttgtgagtatatcttttcataggaaagcattacagaaatttcactttgacacagtgattagtgaccttttaacaacatatgtaACCACTTAATTTCTTGTTCacttagaaaaaaacaaaatacagccattattgtttgaacatgtactcacaaaagtgagtacaccccagattaaaatccggtagagaaggggctgtgttggctcgaatcgtctcgaaatgaaaagggattgaaagggaggtcatcagtgtgagtttcaacctttcttttcatTGGACTTTTACACTTTGAGTGAGCACctgtcttaaatagattggtgtgagatttgaatgcattcctatggagaatatcatgatctgcttcagtagtcacagtgcttgttgacatgcatgtttcttttaggtgtatttcagattaccaatgttcaCAGCATTcttgcatccccaaaccatgtcagtcccactaccatgcttggctattgagaggggtgtactcactttcgtgatatactgtacatcagacagacaggcagtcagattGCCACACACAATGTTAAGCTGTCATACAGtctcactgacagacagacagacagacagacagacagacagacagacagacagacagagagacagagagacagaaagacagtctctcggttgtgtgtgtgtgacgggtcggacaaacagacaggaagacagtcaGTCTTACCGTTGTGCGCGTGTTTGACTTGGGTCCATTGTAGTGAAGGTGAGCTGCAGTGGCTGTTGCTGCTTTTCCTCCAGGGCGGCAGACAGGTGCAGATGGCCGTGTGGTTGACAGTGGTGCATATCGCGTTTGGTCCACAGGGGGCACCCCTGCAGCCATCTTTACACCTGCCGTCATTGCCACACACCTCGCCGTCTTCACACGAGCTGTTGCTGACGCACCTGGTCACCTTGAGACAATTGAGCACACTCACTTCCTGATTTTTCACTGAGCtgctaaaaatctgccaaaactgTAGTCTTgtcaatcattcatttttgattTGTGATTACTACTTGGCAggcgttaaaggggtatgccactattttggggcttaatacagctaaaatcgttggccagggtttatataggtggtaaagtgtcttattttacatgtaagccgttgtcttgttttaaggcaagttaaaagagggagcatgtcgctaagctagtgaaagtcaatggatccgtgtagcatgtagcaatgctacatggatgcattgactttcactagcttagcgacatactccctcttttaacttgtctcaaagcaagacaacgcttcacatgaaaaataagacactttaccacctttataaaccccagtcaacgatttcaactgtattaagccccaaaatagtggcatacccctttaatgtgccTGTGTTGTTGACAGTCTGTTATTGATGTTATGCACTAACGTCACAGTGAAAAATGTAGTGTTATCTCAACATTTCgagagtactctggaaccaaattAAAAAACTGGTGCAATTATTGaaaggataataataataataataataataataataataatagtaataataataataatgatgatgatgatgatgatgatgatgatgatgatgatgatgattattattattaccttgcaCACTCCGACGGGCTCAAAGGCTGGGCACGGTGGGCTGTCACACCTGTAGGTGGCCGTCTTGTTCAAGACCTCCACACTGCCGTTGTCACAGGTCACCTGACACATCGTGGTCCCGTTGACCGCCCAACACCGCGTCACGCCGTTGCGGGGCTCCGCGTAGCACACGGGCAGGGCGCTCCACCGCCCCCCAGAACACCTCACCGTCTCTGGGAACGGCCTCAATGTTCCGGAACAGCGCAGCCGGACGCTCTGCCCCTCAGCGCTGTGGTAGCTGGAGTTACAGTGGTGGTTGAGGAGGTGGGCGGCGGAGAGGGGGCCGCAGCCGGAGCCCCAGGGTAGCCACTCTCCTGCCCGGTCCGAGGGGAGAGGCAGATAAAGCCGCACAGTGTCGCCGTCACTGCTGCCGTTCATGTACATGAAGTACTTTTTGCAGGCTGACGACGCCCCTGACTTGAGGTTGCCAAAGAACGTGATGAAGCGGTCGATTTGCTGCGCGTAGCTCTCCGAGCACGCCATGGAATCCAAGGATAGTTGCGGCAGCGACGGGTCTGGATGCAGGAGCAGGTTCCGCAGGGTTGCTAGGAGACCAGACTCGGGCTCTAGACCATCCCCAGTCACCACGGTGTCACACTGATACAGCAGAAACACGCACGCCCCTCGAGATTGGATCACGCCCTCCACACTGGACAGGAACTCCTCAACGGAGATCTGCTCGCTGTCCAGCAGCTGGTTCTGATGGCTGAGGAAGGACAGTTTTTCTATCAGAGCCTGGTGGTGCAGCTTGGCCTGCTGGTATCTACCTCTTGCGTCTGCGTGGCTTCTCTGGTCTCGGAGCTGAAAGTAAGCCGTGGTGATTGTCGGCACAGGGTTTTGGTCCAGAGAGTTTATTTTCTCCTCCAGGGCTGAGGCTGCGCGTTCATCTCTGATGTTGTTCCAACACTGGTGGCCATAGAAACCGGGCTCACACACGCAGTATCCCGTCAACGAACGTGCCGCTTGTCGGCAGGATCCGTGCGCACACTGCAGCTCCGAGCAGCCGGGGTAGCTCGCCATGCTCTTGAACACCACCGTGTTGATGTACGTGTGCGTGGTGATGAACAGGAAGGCCGTGGAgcacttctcctccaccaccgcgTCCCCAAGCGTCGTGTAGGTGTAGGAGTCGGTTGTGGAGTGTCCGAACGCTACGTGGCTCATGACGTCGGCAGAGAGCGCGTTCGCCAGCTCCGTACCCTCCTGCACCACAGGGCAGGTGGTGTGGCTCAGTAGTTTCTTTTGCGCTTTAGCGCGGATGCCCTCGTCCACCGGCGCCTCACTGTCTCGGGGCACGAGGATCACTGTCTGGGACGACCCCACCACctgtagtaaaaaaaataatgcaataATTGGTAAACAAGCAACTCAGATGGTTAGCGCTGCAGATCTCTATTGACGGCTGGAGAAGATGTTGCATTGAAAACATAAGCTCTGATGTCATACAGAAGGCAACGCCATTTAATAATTTCTCTCCCCCATGGTCGATGGAGTGTATCCAGGCTactccctcctagtgacgcagcaccttcggcattgcttctagtcaggccacaagaaataaacatatagtttctgagctcccgataactccacccactttttcaGGAGCCAATcatctttgagcagctccaactgcCCTGGGTAGAGTCGTGGtcaaggcagtgacgtagtttaaagggacactgtcccatttttggaaataagcttattttacagcaTCCCTTGAgtcaaataatagggttttaccgttctcccatacgttcaaccgttctctgggtatggcagtgcaaattttacctccaagctagcagttaacattgagtcctatgagaccagctcgcggctaactggtctcataggactcaatgttaactgttagcttggaggtaaaatttgcactgccgtactcagagaacggttgaaagtataggagaacggtaaaaccctatcatttaactcaagggaaggtgtaaaataagcttatttccaaaaatgagacagtatccctttaagcagGGACATTTAattggggactaagaaaatgtcgggtcaaccatgccatttgggaaacgttaatcgcTATACACCGGGTCAGACCAAGtccaagatttgaaagtcgatgataatcagactaaatGGAGTGCGCTTCTTTGGTGCACATAGTGTCCAGTCTGGCTCCATTTTGTTATTCTTTGCCATTGTATGCATCTTGATGAACATTGGTCTGGTCTTGTGACAGCACCTTATGATGCACACAATAATTTTCTGCTATTCTATAACATAAGAACTTACATGTAGAAATGTTTCACTGTTTGAGGAAGTCCCCTGattaaaataataagaataaaatTATTTATAACAGATAACCTTAAATCTAAGCCTAAACCTACAAACTAAAATGAAACTAAAGATTTCTGTACATACGCACCTCGATGAAGTCCCCTTGCCAGGAGCCGCGCTCCAAACTGGCGTCCTGGATGATGACGTTCCAGGTGAACCAGTCGTACTTGCTGTCCAGATGTGCCTTGATGGCCGTGGCCATGTCCTCACGGGTGTCTGTGAAAGCGGTATGAGTGACGATCTTCTCAACGTCCAACTTGGCCCACTTCTCGCAGCCGTCCGCGTAGTCCAGCAATGTCGTCTGGATGAGTTTGCTTAGCGCCAGAAGGCAGTCGGTGGCTGGTTGCGCCTCGTGCCCGAGACGGCCACCCTTTAGCCTGTCGTAGACCGTGCCAACAAACGACGCACGGATCATGGCGCCGGTGACCTGTGCCGCCAGCCACGTCAGCACCCTCACGTCTCCCTCTGATTGGTCCCCCAGGAGCCGCAGTAGCCAATAGCCTTCCTTATCCCCGGATCTCGTCCCGCCCCCCCTTCTTGCTCCGCGCCCTTCCAGAGCTACATGCCTGTAGAAGCCAACGATGGCATCCTCCACGCTCCGGCCCTCGTAGTAAGAGGTGAAGCTCTCTGCCGCTCTGGACTTCTGCTCCTGGGTGTCAGCCGTGGCCAGGGCCTCCACTAGCTGCTCCAGACGGCTCCAGGTGTTCAGAATCAGCTCTTCCTCTGCAGAGGGCCAGGGCCGTGGAATGGTGCCCCCCAAAGCCGCTGCCACTGAAACATAATAAACATGTAATTAGCATCCACCTTGCACTTTATTTACCCTCATTACAAAGTGTTATTAATTTTAACACCTTCTTTATAACCTAAAGATCATTTCTTATctttaagcaaattatcattcaatcatagtgtgatttgagaacgaTGGCAAGACACTGGTAGAAGAGTTTGAACAAACAAGTACCCCTTGATTAGCCAAATAGCCTgcagacccagaaaggtttggAACCTCCGTATGCTAACAAACAAACTGATATTTACTCCAGGCGTTGAGAAACAGCTCCTCCTTGGCATAGGGGCTCAAGCTGGACAAGGGCCCCCCCTGTGTGGAGATGGTGGCCAGGTGCTGTTTCACCTGCGTGAAGCGCCTCTGCAGGTGCACCACCTCGGGGCTGCCGGGAAGCATGAAGGAGTGGGCGCAGCGTACCAGGAGGCCAAAGTGGTTTACGAAGGGGACGAGCTGAGCCACGCTGTCAAACACCTCCAGCCCCTTCCTCAGGGAGTTGTGGTTGTGGGAGTGCATCAGGGTCTTGGCGGTGTCCGCCAGCTTGGTGAAGCTCAAATCGGCGGCTGCGTAACTCAGAGTCATCTTGTCGATCAGCTCCGCCATGGCCTCCTTTTGGGCATCGTCTGGGTCGCTTGCACCAGCTTGCAGAAGAAGTCCCGAGTACAGCAGGAGGGACAGCATGGAGATGGAGGCCCTCAGATGAGCCATGACCAGGCCTGCAAAAACAAGGTTTGCATAcaattcaagtgtaaagaaatcccgcacactgtccattccaccaccaaaatttaaaacaacatttcagtcatccgacctttacctgaagaaggtcggaagaaggtcggatgaccggaactttgtattaaagtttgttggtggaatggacagggtgcgggatttctttacacttgaatgacaaccccactgggataatatcctacgcacctgtccaactacagaggtgtgcaaaagcgtatTTTTGAACTGTTGCATACAGTTCATCCATAGCCTGAATTATCACGGTCCATTACTGTAGTAAGCAGCAGAATAGAGTTAGCATGGTCTAGTTCGACACTTTACacaagtcacacagtcacacatagttAGCACGCTAAATTACTGATAAATTACTTTTGCTTACAAACAGCATTACATGCACTTCTATTCAAAACGACTTGCAGTTATTTGCGGGGTATTGCAGGATGGGATACAAACCTGCAGCCCTcttatctaaagcccatctccctaaccattaggtcatgGCCACCAACACACATTACCCCGAATGACAAACAGCAGTATCATGTGAACATATAACAGTACCTGGATACATTAGCATATAGAGCTTTCAAACTACAACAGTTAGCACAGTTGGTCTTTCTGGACTGAAATGGCTTGTATGGGATGGGTTGCCAAATTGGTCTGTTACCTGCCAAATCGGGCTGTTCCTGTCCAAATTTCATCATTTAGGATCACATTATcttagctaacgcttttatccaatttgacttacagttatttttacaggatgttggttacagtccctaaggcaatgtggggttaggtgccatgggAGCAGTAAGGGTGGTATTCTGATCTTAAGTcaatctccctaaccattaggccacagctgctcagGATAACCTGCAGGTGAAAAAATGTAACCCTATTGGCCATGTTTTTCCGTAGATGATCTACCAAACAAACCATCAGGATTTAGtttaaattgggtgggatttattgTTTCCAGGTGGTTTGTGAGCACTACTTTAGCCTGGAAATCCTCATCTGCCGTATaccacat
Proteins encoded in this region:
- the LOC134461142 gene encoding SE-cephalotoxin-like, which gives rise to MAHLRASISMLSLLLYSGLLLQAGASDPDDAQKEAMAELIDKMTLSYAAADLSFTKLADTAKTLMHSHNHNSLRKGLEVFDSVAQLVPFVNHFGLLVRCAHSFMLPGSPEVVHLQRRFTQVKQHLATISTQGGPLSSLSPYAKEELFLNAWMAAALGGTIPRPWPSAEEELILNTWSRLEQLVEALATADTQEQKSRAAESFTSYYEGRSVEDAIVGFYRHVALEGRGARRGGGTRSGDKEGYWLLRLLGDQSEGDVRVLTWLAAQVTGAMIRASFVGTVYDRLKGGRLGHEAQPATDCLLALSKLIQTTLLDYADGCEKWAKLDVEKIVTHTAFTDTREDMATAIKAHLDSKYDWFTWNVIIQDASLERGSWQGDFIEVVGSSQTVILVPRDSEAPVDEGIRAKAQKKLLSHTTCPVVQEGTELANALSADVMSHVAFGHSTTDSYTYTTLGDAVVEEKCSTAFLFITTHTYINTVVFKSMASYPGCSELQCAHGSCRQAARSLTGYCVCEPGFYGHQCWNNIRDERAASALEEKINSLDQNPVPTITTAYFQLRDQRSHADARGRYQQAKLHHQALIEKLSFLSHQNQLLDSEQISVEEFLSSVEGVIQSRGACVFLLYQCDTVVTGDGLEPESGLLATLRNLLLHPDPSLPQLSLDSMACSESYAQQIDRFITFFGNLKSGASSACKKYFMYMNGSSDGDTVRLYLPLPSDRAGEWLPWGSGCGPLSAAHLLNHHCNSSYHSAEGQSVRLRCSGTLRPFPETVRCSGGRWSALPVCYAEPRNGVTRCWAVNGTTMCQVTCDNGSVEVLNKTATYRCDSPPCPAFEPVGVCKVTRCVSNSSCEDGEVCGNDGRCKDGCRGAPCGPNAICTTVNHTAICTCLPPWRKSSNSHCSSPSLQWTQVKHAHNGTVKTPTGRPVCRAQGPNGSWYSGWLYTVAGKENCMMEYNDKTMRAPLYELLLDPCEGGGYMWIPGGPHSDSMWTGYTDSTPGSMLFVCNWHGDAVDGKQGFAGTLALTSSGYRCSIALHRATYSTQEYLTLVRRQTC